In Paracoccaceae bacterium Fryx2, a single genomic region encodes these proteins:
- a CDS encoding ImmA/IrrE family metallo-endopeptidase: MHQPQLADWDEARNRIEGEANTFASYLLMPLDDFREQIKGRVIDIDVMTELSDRYAVSLTAAILKWMTITDKRAMIVVGKEGFIDWAWSSEPLIWSGIYYAARQTVVELPAASLAAQEVDWDTGRHGRLHPAGIWLGAEPVHEMTVFSPGNEMSISLLLYPDRAPSRWEMAELEEEPTLDTFDKFMSGNAG, from the coding sequence ATGCACCAACCGCAACTGGCTGACTGGGATGAGGCGCGGAACAGGATCGAAGGGGAGGCCAATACCTTCGCCTCCTACCTGTTGATGCCGCTCGATGATTTCCGTGAGCAAATCAAGGGACGGGTCATCGACATCGACGTGATGACCGAATTGTCGGACCGCTATGCCGTGTCGCTGACCGCGGCGATCCTGAAATGGATGACCATCACCGACAAGCGCGCCATGATCGTGGTCGGCAAGGAAGGCTTCATCGACTGGGCATGGTCCAGCGAACCGTTGATCTGGTCGGGCATCTACTATGCTGCCCGTCAGACCGTGGTCGAGCTGCCAGCTGCCTCCCTGGCTGCGCAAGAGGTGGACTGGGACACCGGGCGCCACGGCCGTCTGCACCCGGCTGGCATCTGGCTTGGCGCTGAACCCGTGCACGAAATGACCGTGTTCTCACCCGGCAACGAGATGTCGATTTCACTGCTGCTCTATCCCGACCGTGCCCCGTCGCGATGGGAGATGGCTGAACTCGAGGAAGAACCCACTCTCGACACCTTCGACAAGTTCATGAGCGGCAACGCAGGCTGA
- a CDS encoding DUF2924 domain-containing protein gives MKHHNRISPTKPGQDPRLDQTVLSRLAALKAMSVKELKAEWEKLIGTAAPNNSRAFLELRIAYRLQELTYGGPDRETRRMLDLLADEVEGHNRRKHQIADPRNPVVGTKLIREWDGVEQTVTVLKDGFDWRGRKFKSLSAVAREITGTRWNGYRFFGLRERKREEA, from the coding sequence ATGAAGCATCACAATAGGATATCACCCACGAAACCAGGCCAAGACCCACGCCTGGATCAGACGGTTCTGTCGCGCCTGGCCGCTTTGAAAGCCATGTCCGTGAAGGAGTTGAAGGCCGAATGGGAAAAGCTGATCGGCACCGCCGCCCCGAACAACAGCCGAGCGTTTCTGGAGCTTCGGATCGCGTATCGGCTGCAGGAGCTGACCTACGGCGGACCTGATCGCGAAACCCGCCGCATGCTTGACCTGCTGGCCGACGAGGTCGAAGGGCACAATCGGCGCAAGCACCAGATCGCCGATCCTCGCAATCCGGTGGTGGGCACAAAGCTCATCCGCGAATGGGATGGGGTCGAGCAGACCGTCACCGTGCTGAAGGACGGTTTCGACTGGCGGGGCCGGAAATTCAAATCGCTCTCGGCCGTGGCGCGTGAGATTACCGGCACGCGTTGGAACGGATACCGCTTCTTTGGTTTGCGCGAGCGGAAACGGGAGGAAGCGTGA
- a CDS encoding IS256 family transposase, with protein MNDITDSSAFSLLPDTTGYDPIEERLRASVRATIETMFEEELAEFLGRMRYGRGDEKAKGYRHGHRERQLTGTFGTETVRVPRARVEDEDGKAKEWRSKALPRYQRLTKKAEALIAAVYLAGTNTRRVKRALFGLFEGAVSKDVVSRAWRKVKVDWDAWSARSLAEEDIVRLILDGTVIRTRLDRKATNISVLAAIGIRRDGQKVLLSIKNMGGESTSAWRQFLDDLDARGLKRPEFVIVDGAPGLEAALVALWGEALPIRRCTVHKHRNLLAHAPRHLHDELTEDYRDMICADTAAGIETRRKAFLRKWQLKCKAVADSLEEAGDRLFSFTRLDPSQWKSARTTNSIERLNEEFRRRVKTQTVLPCAETVPMLLWALLASGQIQMRKVDGWETLSQPLDPIPLDAAA; from the coding sequence ATGAACGACATTACCGACAGCTCGGCCTTTTCGCTACTGCCCGACACGACCGGGTATGACCCGATCGAGGAGCGCCTGCGGGCGAGCGTCCGCGCGACCATCGAGACCATGTTTGAAGAGGAACTGGCCGAGTTTCTCGGCCGCATGCGCTACGGTCGCGGCGACGAGAAGGCGAAGGGCTATCGCCACGGGCACCGCGAGCGGCAGCTGACCGGCACCTTCGGCACCGAAACGGTGCGCGTGCCCCGCGCCCGGGTCGAGGACGAGGACGGCAAGGCTAAGGAATGGCGCTCGAAGGCGCTGCCGCGCTACCAGCGGCTGACGAAGAAGGCCGAGGCGCTGATCGCGGCGGTCTATCTTGCCGGGACCAACACCCGGCGCGTCAAGCGGGCGCTGTTCGGGCTGTTCGAGGGCGCCGTCAGCAAGGATGTGGTCAGCCGGGCCTGGCGCAAGGTGAAGGTGGACTGGGATGCCTGGTCGGCCCGCAGCCTGGCCGAAGAGGACATCGTCCGGCTGATCCTCGACGGCACCGTGATCCGGACCCGGCTGGACCGCAAGGCCACCAACATCTCGGTTCTGGCGGCGATCGGCATCCGCCGCGACGGGCAGAAGGTATTGTTATCCATCAAGAACATGGGCGGAGAGAGCACATCTGCCTGGCGCCAGTTCCTCGACGACCTCGACGCCCGCGGTCTGAAGCGGCCCGAGTTCGTCATTGTTGACGGCGCTCCCGGGCTTGAAGCCGCTCTGGTCGCGCTGTGGGGCGAGGCTCTGCCGATCCGGCGCTGCACGGTCCACAAGCACCGCAACCTGCTGGCGCACGCGCCCAGGCACCTGCACGACGAGCTGACCGAGGACTACCGGGACATGATCTGCGCCGACACCGCCGCCGGGATCGAGACCCGCCGCAAGGCATTCCTGCGCAAGTGGCAGCTCAAGTGCAAGGCCGTTGCCGACAGCCTCGAGGAAGCAGGGGACCGGCTCTTCAGCTTCACCCGCCTCGATCCCTCGCAATGGAAGTCGGCCCGGACCACCAACTCCATCGAACGGCTGAACGAGGAGTTCCGTCGCCGCGTCAAGACCCAGACCGTGCTGCCCTGCGCCGAGACCGTGCCGATGCTGCTCTGGGCGCTGCTGGCATCCGGCCAGATCCAGATGCGCAAGGTCGACGGCTGGGAGACGCTTTCCCAGCCCCTCGACCCGATACCTCTTGACGCAGCCGCCTGA
- a CDS encoding Fic family protein has protein sequence MACIIAALSAEFRMYIWERPDWPTLTWRDASIATPLAAVRHDQGRLIGRMESLGFKLREEAVLQTLTQDVLKTSEIEGEALDATQVRSSLARRLGIDIGALPPTDRNVEGIVEVMLDATRNYTALLTAERLFGWHAALFPTGRSGMTRIRVGDWRDDSSGPMQVVSGPVGRERVHFAAPPADRVAAEMGAFLTWFNAPLATDPVIKAALAHLWFVTIHPFEDGNGRIARAIADLALARSEGSPQRFYSMSAQIRVERSDYYDELERTQKAATDVTEWLTWFLSCLGRTIHGADGVLAAVIAKAQFWERAAALALNERQIRILNRLLDGFEGKMTSSKWATIAKCSQDTANRDIAALLNLGLLRKGEAGGRSTSYELVI, from the coding sequence ATGGCATGCATAATCGCCGCACTTAGCGCGGAGTTTAGGATGTACATCTGGGAAAGGCCGGACTGGCCGACGCTGACCTGGCGCGATGCGAGCATCGCGACACCGCTTGCGGCAGTGCGGCACGATCAAGGTCGCCTGATCGGCCGGATGGAATCACTTGGATTCAAGCTGCGCGAAGAAGCCGTGCTGCAGACCCTCACACAGGATGTGCTCAAGACCAGCGAGATCGAAGGCGAGGCGCTGGACGCCACACAGGTCCGGTCATCGCTCGCCCGCCGTCTTGGCATCGACATCGGGGCCCTGCCCCCGACCGATCGCAACGTCGAGGGCATCGTCGAGGTGATGCTAGATGCGACCCGGAATTACACGGCACTCTTGACGGCGGAGCGTCTGTTCGGCTGGCATGCCGCCCTGTTCCCCACCGGGCGCAGCGGCATGACACGCATCCGCGTCGGCGATTGGCGCGACGACAGTTCGGGGCCCATGCAGGTGGTGTCGGGACCGGTCGGCCGAGAGCGCGTCCACTTCGCGGCCCCTCCAGCCGACAGGGTCGCGGCGGAGATGGGCGCGTTCCTGACATGGTTCAACGCGCCGCTGGCCACCGATCCGGTGATCAAGGCGGCCCTGGCGCATCTGTGGTTCGTGACGATCCACCCGTTCGAGGATGGCAACGGCCGGATCGCCCGCGCTATCGCTGATCTTGCGCTTGCACGATCCGAGGGCAGCCCGCAGCGGTTCTACAGCATGTCGGCGCAGATCCGGGTGGAGCGGTCAGACTATTATGATGAGCTGGAGCGCACCCAGAAGGCGGCGACGGATGTGACGGAATGGCTGACCTGGTTCCTTTCCTGCCTTGGTCGGACAATTCATGGCGCCGATGGCGTCCTGGCAGCAGTTATCGCCAAGGCCCAGTTCTGGGAACGCGCCGCAGCACTGGCGCTGAACGAACGCCAGATCAGGATCCTGAACAGACTGCTTGACGGCTTCGAGGGCAAGATGACATCGTCCAAATGGGCGACCATCGCGAAGTGCTCTCAAGACACCGCGAACCGCGATATCGCGGCGTTGCTGAATCTGGGGCTTCTTCGCAAAGGGGAAGCTGGTGGCCGCAGCACAAGCTACGAGCTGGTGATTTGA
- a CDS encoding IS256 family transposase, with protein MNDITDSSAFSLLPDTTGYDPIEERLRASVRATIETMFEEELAEFLGRMRYGRGDEKAKGYRHGHRERQLTGTFGTETVRVPRARVEDEDGKAKEWRSKALPRYQRLTKKAEALIAAVYLAGTNTRRVKRALFGLFEGAVSKDVVSRAWRKVKVDWDAWSARSLADEDIVRLILDGTVIRTRLDRKATNISVLAAIGIRRDGQKVLLSIKNMGGESTSAWRQFLDDLDARGLKRPEFVIVDGAPGLEAALVALWGEALPIRRCTVHKHRNLLAHAPRHLHDELTEDYRDMICADTAAGIETRRKAFLRKWQLKCKAVADSLEEAGDRLFSFTRLDPSQWKSARTTNAIERLNEEFRRRVKTQTVLPCAETVPMLLWALLASGQIQMRKVDGWETLSQPLDPIPLDAAV; from the coding sequence ATGAACGACATTACCGACAGCTCGGCCTTTTCGCTACTGCCCGACACGACCGGGTATGACCCGATCGAGGAGCGCCTGCGGGCAAGCGTCCGCGCGACCATCGAGACCATGTTTGAAGAGGAACTGGCCGAGTTTCTCGGCCGCATGCGCTACGGTCGCGGCGACGAGAAGGCGAAGGGCTATCGCCACGGGCACCGCGAGCGGCAGCTGACCGGCACCTTCGGCACCGAAACGGTGCGCGTGCCCCGCGCCCGGGTCGAGGACGAGGACGGCAAGGCTAAGGAATGGCGCTCGAAGGCGCTGCCGCGCTACCAGCGGCTGACGAAGAAGGCCGAGGCGCTGATCGCGGCGGTCTATCTTGCCGGGACCAACACCCGGCGCGTCAAGCGGGCGCTGTTCGGGCTGTTCGAGGGCGCCGTCAGCAAGGATGTGGTCAGCCGGGCCTGGCGCAAGGTGAAGGTGGATTGGGATGCCTGGTCGGCCCGCAGCCTGGCCGACGAGGACATCGTCCGGCTGATCCTCGACGGCACCGTGATCCGGACCCGGCTGGACCGCAAGGCCACCAACATCTCGGTGCTGGCGGCGATCGGCATCCGCCGCGACGGGCAGAAGGTATTGTTATCCATCAAGAACATGGGCGGAGAGAGCACATCTGCCTGGCGCCAGTTCCTCGACGACCTTGATGCCCGCGGTCTGAAGCGGCCCGAATTCGTCATCGTCGATGGCGCTCCCGGGCTTGAAGCCGCTCTGGTCGCGCTCTGGGGCGAGGCTCTGCCGATCCGGCGCTGCACGGTCCACAAGCACCGAAACCTGCTGGCGCACGCGCCCAGGCACCTGCACGACGAGCTGACCGAGGACTACCGCGACATGATCTGCGCCGACACCGCCGCCGGGATCGAGACCCGCCGCAAGGCATTCCTGCGCAAGTGGCAGCTCAAGTGCAAGGCCGTTGCCGACAGCCTTGAAGAAGCAGGGGACCGGCTCTTCAGCTTCACCCGCCTCGATCCCTCGCAATGGAAGTCGGCCCGGACCACCAACGCCATCGAACGGCTGAACGAGGAGTTCCGTCGCCGCGTCAAGACCCAGACCGTGCTGCCCTGCGCCGAGACCGTGCCGATGCTGCTCTGGGCGCTGCTGGCATCCGGTCAGATCCAGATGCGCAAGGTCGACGGCTGGGAGACGCTTTCCCAGCCCCTCGACCCGATACCTCTTGACGCAGCCGTCTGA
- a CDS encoding calcium-binding protein: MHASVSPIVSDEMSNAAVKSERSNAAVTAVPNSITAQLIWFTGSESGDVFFGTDFSDRMEGKGGNDFLSGGGGDDLIFGGTGFDFLRGGAGNDQLLGGADNDVLTGDDDNDTLHGGGGSNLLLGGAGDDILDVRWSTYENGTEDFGLWRDEKRLATDEMYGGDGNDILEGSFGTDILYGDAGNDSLRGQDGDDRLFGGVGNDTLRGDNGADQLDGGAGNDIIWGGAGDDVLFGGEGRNALYGDAGDDLINGGDGRDSLYGGSGNDVIRAGADNDHVDGGHGDDTIFLGDGDDFVAAIDDLGRGDDVIYGEGGNDWIHGGRGDDLVYGGDGDDRLNGGAGTDVLTGGAGSDIFEFRSQHGNDVITDFTAEDDLYITTRINGLVDLDASGLVARITEFNGGTLLDLGEDNSIFFIGIDPIALETILQANLHYL; the protein is encoded by the coding sequence ATGCATGCATCTGTATCGCCAATTGTGAGCGACGAGATGAGTAATGCCGCGGTCAAGTCTGAACGCTCTAACGCTGCCGTAACGGCGGTTCCCAACTCCATTACCGCACAACTCATCTGGTTTACCGGCTCAGAGTCCGGAGATGTCTTTTTTGGAACCGATTTTTCAGACAGGATGGAGGGGAAAGGCGGCAATGATTTCCTGAGTGGTGGCGGGGGAGATGACCTGATTTTTGGCGGCACCGGCTTTGATTTTCTGCGTGGTGGCGCAGGGAACGATCAGCTGTTGGGCGGCGCTGACAATGACGTTCTGACTGGCGACGACGACAACGATACACTGCATGGCGGCGGCGGATCAAACCTTCTTCTCGGGGGAGCAGGCGATGATATTCTTGATGTCCGCTGGTCGACTTACGAGAACGGGACCGAGGATTTTGGTCTTTGGCGGGACGAAAAGCGCCTTGCCACGGACGAGATGTACGGCGGCGACGGAAACGATATCCTGGAAGGGTCGTTCGGAACGGACATCCTCTACGGCGACGCGGGTAACGACTCCCTGCGCGGCCAAGATGGAGATGACCGTCTGTTCGGCGGGGTCGGCAATGACACCTTGCGTGGGGACAACGGAGCCGACCAGCTTGATGGCGGTGCCGGCAACGATATAATCTGGGGCGGTGCCGGAGACGACGTTCTGTTCGGCGGTGAGGGGCGCAACGCGCTTTACGGCGATGCAGGAGACGATCTGATCAACGGTGGCGATGGCCGGGACTCTCTTTATGGTGGGTCTGGCAACGACGTGATCCGGGCCGGTGCCGACAACGACCATGTTGATGGTGGACACGGTGATGATACGATCTTCTTGGGGGACGGTGATGACTTTGTTGCAGCCATCGATGACCTTGGCCGCGGCGACGACGTGATCTATGGCGAGGGCGGCAATGACTGGATACATGGCGGCCGTGGCGACGACCTGGTCTATGGCGGCGATGGCGATGACAGACTAAACGGTGGCGCTGGCACCGATGTCCTAACGGGAGGTGCCGGATCAGATATTTTTGAGTTCCGCAGCCAGCATGGAAACGATGTTATCACAGATTTTACTGCCGAGGACGATCTGTACATCACGACCCGGATAAATGGCCTTGTAGATCTCGATGCCAGTGGCCTCGTGGCTCGCATTACCGAATTCAACGGTGGCACTTTGCTCGACTTGGGAGAAGATAATTCGATCTTTTTTATCGGAATAGATCCGATTGCACTTGAGACCATTCTGCAGGCCAATCTGCACTATCTGTAG
- a CDS encoding calcium-binding protein gives MATIPGGAFNDFVVGTSASDFIRAGDGQDTVIAGSGDDIIDGGNGSDLLNGGSGDDTIDGGDGDDLILGGAGDDDLAGGEGADTVLGGAGDDVMAGGDGDDSMVGGSGDDTVEGGAGDDKVQGGTGNDVLSGGAGDDILYGDAGDDVIDGGAGDDVLFGGAGDDLFVFSGGGDVIMDFSEGDLIQIAGSLDGLTLESAASVADFAIDLGDAGTLIDFGQGDSILLRGVSFDDISADPESFFTIV, from the coding sequence ATGGCAACAATTCCCGGTGGGGCTTTCAATGATTTTGTAGTCGGCACGTCAGCGAGTGACTTCATCAGAGCGGGAGATGGTCAAGATACAGTTATCGCAGGCTCAGGCGATGATATCATCGACGGCGGCAACGGATCGGACTTGCTCAATGGTGGATCCGGTGACGACACGATCGACGGAGGCGACGGCGACGATCTGATTCTGGGCGGGGCGGGTGACGACGACCTCGCTGGGGGTGAGGGTGCCGATACAGTGCTCGGCGGGGCGGGTGACGACGTCATGGCCGGTGGTGATGGTGATGACTCGATGGTCGGCGGGTCCGGCGACGACACGGTCGAGGGCGGCGCAGGCGACGACAAGGTTCAAGGGGGCACAGGCAATGATGTCCTGTCCGGCGGTGCCGGGGATGACATCCTTTACGGCGATGCCGGGGATGACGTAATCGACGGGGGGGCCGGAGACGACGTCCTATTCGGCGGAGCGGGGGACGACCTGTTTGTCTTTTCTGGCGGCGGTGACGTCATCATGGACTTCTCGGAAGGTGACCTGATCCAGATCGCAGGCTCGCTTGACGGTCTTACCCTCGAAAGTGCGGCGAGCGTCGCAGACTTTGCGATCGACCTTGGTGATGCGGGAACGCTGATAGATTTTGGGCAGGGCGACAGTATCCTCCTCAGGGGTGTTTCGTTTGACGATATCTCCGCCGATCCCGAGAGTTTCTTCACGATTGTCTAA
- the istB gene encoding IS21-like element helper ATPase IstB, translating to MTSREIDIHTLPSMLTALRLPSFHKLWADIATRADTEGWPAARFLAVLAEYELAERDMRRIQRHMNEAQLPAGKTLATFDFKALPTLPRARVEALAAGDWLEGGGNLIAIGNSGTGKTHILCAIGHALIERGHRVFYTRTSDLVQRLQAARRDLVLEAALAKLDKFDLIILDDITYAHKDQAETGVLFELIARRYEYRSIAIAANQPFSGWDQIFPDKAMTVAAIDRLVHHAAILEMNAESFRQRAAASNKEALSRPPTTTIADNKDKGEG from the coding sequence ATGACCTCCCGCGAGATCGACATCCACACGCTGCCCAGCATGCTGACCGCGCTGCGCCTGCCCAGCTTCCACAAGCTTTGGGCCGACATCGCCACCCGTGCCGACACCGAAGGCTGGCCTGCCGCCCGCTTCCTGGCCGTCCTTGCGGAATACGAACTGGCTGAGCGCGACATGCGCCGCATTCAGCGCCACATGAACGAGGCACAGCTACCGGCTGGCAAGACGCTGGCGACCTTCGACTTCAAGGCGCTGCCAACCCTGCCGCGCGCCCGGGTGGAAGCTCTGGCGGCCGGCGACTGGCTGGAGGGTGGCGGCAATCTGATCGCCATCGGCAATTCCGGCACGGGCAAGACGCACATTCTCTGCGCGATAGGCCATGCCCTGATCGAGCGGGGACACCGCGTGTTCTATACCCGCACCAGCGATCTGGTGCAGCGACTTCAGGCCGCCCGCCGCGATCTGGTGCTCGAAGCCGCGCTCGCCAAGCTCGACAAGTTCGACCTGATCATCCTCGACGACATCACCTACGCCCACAAGGATCAGGCCGAAACCGGCGTGCTCTTCGAACTGATCGCCCGGCGCTACGAATACCGCAGCATCGCCATCGCCGCCAACCAGCCCTTCAGCGGCTGGGACCAGATCTTCCCGGACAAGGCGATGACCGTCGCCGCCATCGACCGGCTGGTTCATCACGCAGCGATCCTGGAGATGAATGCCGAAAGCTTCCGCCAGCGCGCGGCCGCCTCCAACAAAGAGGCGCTGAGCAGACCGCCAACGACAACCATCGCCGACAACAAGGACAAAGGAGAAGGCTGA
- the istA gene encoding IS21 family transposase, giving the protein MPTGRLNMRRIRDVLRLKLGQGLSERSIAASLGLSKGSVGSYTQRARHAGLTWPLPEGIDDDSLELLLFPAPPTVPDAERLVPDWAEIDRELRRPGVTRMLLWEEYRAAHPGGFAYTWFCTHYEAWKGRVRPTMRQTHVGGEKVFVDFAGDTIDVIDPTTGEARAMKLFVAAMGASNHTYAEAVASEGLEDWILAHIRMFAFLGGVPKAVVPDNLKSAVIKADRFDPGLNRTYAEMAAHYGTAVLPARPRKPRDKAKVEVAVQVAQRWILARLRNHRFFSLAELNVAIRRLLDELNMRVMRGYGASRADLFATLDRPNLQPLPPEPYVFARWKRARVAPDYHVEVDSSWYSVPFALIKQEVDVRTSGQTVEIFHRGQRVASHVRTPGRRSHVTVADHMPSAHRRFAEWTPARMLAQATKTGPAVAAFCEMVMADRPHPEQGFRTCLGVLALVKTYGPERVDAACQRGVTIRARTVTSIRSILKTGLDRAFLEGSEEVAPLQHANIRGGSYYH; this is encoded by the coding sequence ATGCCGACAGGACGATTGAACATGCGCCGGATACGAGATGTTTTGCGATTGAAGCTTGGGCAAGGCCTGAGCGAGCGGTCCATTGCCGCTTCCCTCGGTCTGAGCAAGGGGAGCGTCGGAAGCTACACCCAACGGGCGCGTCATGCCGGGCTCACGTGGCCCTTGCCGGAGGGGATCGATGACGACAGCCTTGAACTTCTTTTGTTTCCAGCCCCGCCCACGGTGCCGGACGCGGAGCGGCTTGTGCCCGACTGGGCGGAGATTGACCGCGAGTTGCGCCGCCCTGGGGTGACGCGGATGCTGCTCTGGGAAGAATACCGTGCCGCGCACCCCGGGGGTTTTGCCTATACTTGGTTTTGCACGCATTACGAGGCTTGGAAGGGTCGGGTGCGCCCGACGATGCGCCAGACACATGTGGGCGGCGAGAAGGTGTTCGTCGACTTTGCCGGCGACACCATCGACGTGATCGACCCCACGACCGGCGAAGCGCGGGCCATGAAGCTGTTCGTGGCGGCAATGGGGGCATCGAATCACACCTATGCCGAGGCGGTGGCATCGGAGGGGTTGGAAGATTGGATCCTCGCGCATATCCGGATGTTCGCCTTTCTGGGCGGCGTGCCAAAGGCGGTGGTTCCGGACAATCTGAAGTCCGCCGTGATCAAGGCAGACCGGTTTGATCCGGGGCTGAACCGGACCTATGCCGAGATGGCGGCGCATTATGGCACCGCCGTTCTGCCCGCCCGGCCGCGCAAACCCCGGGACAAGGCGAAGGTGGAAGTGGCTGTCCAAGTGGCACAACGCTGGATTCTGGCGCGGCTGCGGAACCACCGGTTCTTCTCATTGGCCGAGTTGAACGTGGCGATCCGGCGGCTGCTGGACGAGTTGAACATGCGCGTGATGCGCGGCTATGGCGCCAGCCGCGCCGATCTGTTTGCCACTTTGGATCGGCCCAATCTTCAGCCCCTACCGCCCGAACCTTATGTCTTCGCCCGCTGGAAGCGCGCCCGCGTGGCACCCGACTATCACGTTGAGGTCGACAGCTCATGGTATTCCGTGCCCTTCGCGCTGATCAAACAAGAGGTCGATGTTCGCACAAGCGGCCAGACGGTCGAGATATTCCATCGTGGTCAGAGGGTTGCGAGCCACGTGCGCACCCCGGGGCGGCGCAGCCATGTCACCGTGGCCGACCATATGCCATCGGCCCATCGTCGCTTTGCCGAATGGACCCCGGCCAGAATGCTGGCGCAGGCAACCAAGACCGGCCCCGCCGTCGCCGCCTTTTGCGAGATGGTGATGGCTGACCGCCCCCATCCTGAACAGGGGTTCCGCACCTGCCTGGGTGTGCTGGCCTTGGTCAAAACCTATGGGCCGGAGCGCGTTGATGCGGCCTGCCAGCGGGGTGTGACCATCCGGGCCCGCACCGTCACCTCCATTCGTTCGATCCTCAAGACCGGCCTCGATCGCGCCTTCCTGGAAGGCTCCGAAGAGGTCGCCCCCCTCCAGCACGCCAACATTCGTGGCGGCAGCTATTACCATTGA
- the istB gene encoding IS21-like element helper ATPase IstB: protein MLTHPTHDRLLALGLTGIASALEEQRRSTAFDALSFEERLGLLVDREAAERDTKKLASRLKFAALRQDASVEDLDLRSPRGLDRSVMAHLADGGWIARHENLLITGPTGLGKSWIACALGHKACRDGRPVLYQRAPRMFEALALARGDGRHERILKTIARMDVLIIDDWGLAVLTAPERRDLLEILEDRHGRASTIVTSQLPVDQWHEAIGDPTLADAILDRLVHNAHRLTLSGESLRRRSAVTKKLDQIVQA from the coding sequence ATGCTGACCCATCCCACCCACGACCGACTGTTGGCGCTCGGCCTGACCGGCATTGCATCGGCGCTCGAAGAACAACGCAGGTCAACCGCCTTCGACGCCCTCTCGTTCGAAGAGCGTCTCGGCCTGCTGGTCGACCGCGAGGCTGCAGAGCGCGACACCAAGAAACTGGCCTCCCGGCTCAAGTTTGCGGCTCTGCGCCAAGATGCCAGCGTCGAGGATCTGGACCTGCGCAGCCCACGTGGTCTTGACCGCAGTGTCATGGCGCATCTTGCCGATGGCGGCTGGATCGCCCGGCACGAGAACCTGCTGATAACCGGGCCGACCGGTTTGGGCAAAAGCTGGATCGCCTGCGCCCTTGGCCACAAGGCGTGCCGGGATGGGCGGCCCGTCCTCTATCAACGTGCGCCGCGCATGTTCGAGGCCCTTGCTCTGGCCCGTGGCGATGGCCGCCATGAACGCATCCTCAAAACCATCGCCCGCATGGATGTGCTGATCATTGACGATTGGGGCCTCGCCGTCCTCACCGCCCCGGAGCGCCGTGACCTGCTGGAAATCCTCGAAGACCGCCACGGCCGCGCTTCCACCATCGTCACAAGCCAACTCCCCGTTGACCAGTGGCACGAAGCCATCGGCGACCCAACGCTCGCAGATGCCATCCTCGACCGCCTCGTTCACAACGCACACCGCCTCACCCTCTCAGGTGAAAGCCTGCGCAGGCGCTCCGCCGTCACAAAAAAGCTTGACCAAATCGTTCAAGCCTGA